Within Wyeomyia smithii strain HCP4-BCI-WySm-NY-G18 chromosome 2, ASM2978416v1, whole genome shotgun sequence, the genomic segment tgttgttgtttttgttgttgttttacttgtCCCAGTCCACAAAGACACGCCTACCGAAAGTTAAACTCTCAATAGTCAAGTATAAAAGCTAACaggcagaaatttagtcttcattgtataaCCAATTACTGCAACACGAACCGAAAACTAACTTCTTACCGGAAACTTTCTCGACCCGAAGCCGGCAATGTGGCAGCTGATTTTTGCTCAGCAAACCTGAGTAGGCGACTCATTCGATCGCTACGTTCTAGACGGACCAACCAGTGGACTGCAGCACTGCATACTAAACATGTCCGAACGTTAGTAATTTTATCCGGATATGTTGTGTCGCGTTTACTTTCAGTCATTTTGCCATTGCTAATAGTTGTGAGTGTGCCGGTAGTGGGTGAGTATGATCATTATATCTTGTTGACTTGCTTGCAGTGAGTGCGGTTCATTGCGGTGCGGTGAATAACAAGAGAGTTAGGATCACCCCGTGTCATCGGTAAATTGTAATCCAAAAACAACGTTTCTCTTTAAGATTaccaattaaacaaaaaaaattcaaagagaattattactgaaatttaccgcttcGCTCCCAAAacttaaccttgcggtcgtgtcttataaacaagcTCTTAAACTGTTTTGAGCTTGAGGCACCTTAATCCCTCGTGTATGGAACGAAATACCCATGGAAGTCGCTCGTGTCTCCAGCAATGGACTTGAGAAACGTTTTGTGACATCAACAGTGTGTTGTAAGATCATTCGGGAGGAGAGTTGTGGCATCAAGGACAGAGGAGGACGTTTCGCACAAATGtgtttcaaataacaattttccaACAACTTGAACACAATAATGGAAACTATTGACAATAATATATTCTGAAAGCTAACAGATGACATTGTTTTTGTAACTTTTATTAATATTCTGCAAGCATGTTCATTTTCACGCTTCAGCTTACCAAatagaaaattttcaatcattttctcGATTAGAACAACACAATCTCGCGTCATGAAAATCACGTAGGAGAAAAATAAGAATCAAGGTCCAATCCATAATGGgttaaattatttgcaaatcgCAAAGACAAGTTCGTTTTTTTCCATAATCAGTTCGTCTAACGTTGAACCGTAGAAAGCCTCCATATCTTAAGGATATTATCAATACATTCAAATTGATTTGCTCTTGAAGGTTGGGCTCCAAATGACTGAAGTGGTCCCCAATACGCAGCGAACAATGACGTTAAACAGCGATCGCAAGCAGTAGAGAACAAGGAAACCTTTGGCAGTTCTAATGATGAATCCTAAGTTACTGTTTGCTTCAGCAATAATATTTGAAAGTTGCGAGTCTTATAAAATTTCAAGGTCTCTTCGACTGTTCGGCGGCGACCGAACATTAAACCTTATTTCAACCACAATGGCAGATTTCTTTCTTGAGAAGGATATGAAACAGCATTTCAGCATTTCTGTACGCTAATGTCTAGTCGTTTCCACACACACCATGTATTGCATATTTTAATTAGTCGTTGGAGTTCAATGCAGTCTTCTACTGATTCGACGATGACGACGATTTAAGATCATTAGCATACGCAAGTTTACAGTCAGCAGGTAGGAATAGATAACCATCGTTGAAGAAGATCTAGTACAGTAAAAATCCCAGGTTGCTTCCCTGGGGCACTCCAGAGCTGTTTGTGAAGCTGTAGAAGAGAGTAGACCCAAAATTTATGTTAACTAAACAGGAGCCATTCAGCGAATGAGGTACACAAACGCACAACTTTAGCTAGCAATAATTTATGGTAAACACTTTAGACCTTTATAGATTGTGTCGGTTCCATTTCCGTTGCATTGATGATACAAAGCGAAGAAAATTCGAAGGTTAATGTCAACTGACCGTTTTTCACGAAACCATGCTGTGAAGGTGAAATGTATAATCTGAGTGCAGCAAATAGAACATCTAATGATGTGTAAACCCTCGGTAGTTGTTAATATCACACTCGTCCCTTATTTTGTAAATAGGGAACATAAATGATTGCTTCCGTATCCCCGGAAACTTCGGTAATAATTCACACTGTTTAGAGAAAGTAACAAATGCATTCAAAACGGCATAtctcaacaaacaattttgttgatctaCAGCCTAATAAGCTATTATCCAGCCgttatccaacaaaattgtttgtggGGTTTGCGTGCGATTCTTTACTATTCTGTCCTGTTCTAAGCTATAGAAGCGAGctggtgattggttgaatgctgCCAAACTAAgccaaaaataaattcaattcaactttGCAATAATTTACTTTTGAAAAGATGTAACAACTTTTAGAACACAAGTTTGGGACAATTTTCTCCTTTCGATCGATAGACTGATCGTTTAAAAACCGTTAAGTGGTAGTAAGATAATATATTTTAAAAGGACacattttcgttacactttCTACAGCTTGCCATCTACGTCAAAATACACACTACAGTTTATTCTATCATTTAAgtataaaaaaaacaagttagGTTTTAAAAACATGGGCATaattaataccatttttacgCAAACCCTTTTCAAAACCTTGTCGGGATTTAAACAACAAGaaggtggtattcaagacacgaccgcatgacgttgactaccgtattcttatattccattaaaacaaatagtagagggaattgcaacgcttcttttacaaaacttcgaggcaccaaaaggtgccagttgccgattattcttgtttactggttagtccgtccagaattccagacattttgcagtagccatatactactaacagccaccagcattacgggtgaaaccggcacgagatgaccggtactatattgtctttcctcctttcagctgctaacacctagcgttcgtatgtaaccggtacggtttagtaatgaaactgatggggtgaaatgttcgaacggtaccttttataccaagACTTCGttagttagttagaaagaaggtgGGGCTAAGTAAAAAATGGAACgacaaggaacgtaaataagaaagtgacaacaacaataacaacaaagtcagatcgattgtatccgatagtgtcgactgtgcttgggaagagaggcagtgcttggctgcgcggtattagacaatcgatattaattaccaatttttcaatagtgtctttcaaacaatagtttgtttttgttacataaatttaaccgtaaaagaatttctgatcgattgacgccaaaacctcgaaaacctgattataaatgactgaaaaataagcgctcaaaacctgaccacttttctctggttttccctggttgaattactagattttcaatttcaggcgcctaacttcgatatagacgttagccAACGTCAAAAAACAAAAGCACAAATGGATGTCCTTAACCCATAAGAACATCTTtgcaaaaattcagcaaaataaaGAATAAACATAAGAAATGATGTTCCTGACCAAGAAAAAGGTTGTAGGACAAATAACTGCCTAAGCGCATTAAATTACCAATAgacaaaataaaactgaaaatcaattaaacgaaatttgaatactaaataacaaaaattgataaaatattccAACGATCTTTTAACCGTTCAACGGTTCAATAGAGATGTACCACGCAACTGTGTTCTATCCGTATGTGGTTTTTGTCTTGACGGTTTAATATTTTGCATATGCAGAGAATGTTTGGCGATCTTTGAAATCATACCATGATTGATACCAATGTTTTGTTTAATCCGAAGcatggaaaattaattttttcaaaaagtatttatctcaaaactgaaaaaaactaATACAACTACTGTAAACTATTGAAAACTAACTCAACCAACTTTCACAGGTGCGCACCGCTGAGGATCCCCGCTTCCTACACCAGCTACCAGCATATCCCACTGCACAAATACTCGGTGGTGGGTGTAGATTCCCTCTGGCCCAAGAAGAAAAAGGGAATAATTGTGGccgatgacgattttgatgATGATTATTGGGACGAGGACGACGATGACACCGAGTACGTGATCATAAAGAAGAAACCGAAACACAAACGGAAACGCACCCGCATCATTTACCAGCGCCGAGAGGAAAACCTCCCGAAAAACCATCGTCCACAGTACGAGCCAGAGCCGGAAAAGCTCGAGAATCTGTCCGAGCAGAGAGTGCAAAACCAGCGAAAACCACTGAAGGTAGTTCTGGATGACTTCGATGATAAGAAAATTTTCAGCCCAAGTCCGCACTATGATCAATATACACCCAATACGGTGCAGAACTTCCACCGAAAGCCATATACGGCCGTGGCCAAACGAAAACCCACCAGGTTGATGGATTACTTCGAAGATTACTACGACGGTTTGTACCGAGATGGAACGGGTTTCGGTAATCGTAGGAACAATCTGTACGATTCGAATGGGTTCTACCCCATTAGTGAAGGATTGGTAGCTAACAGTGACAATAGCACTTCCACTAGCAATGAATCCTCGACGGCTAATTTCGATCGATTGATGGAATCATTCCCAACTGAGAATCCACTGAAGGAGGGTAATACCATCCATCATGCAAAACGTGAAGTAAGCAATGATTTAGACGATTTCGATGATGAGTTAGATGACTCATCAGAAGAGGATTTAGCCGCTAATAACACACTGCTCGACAGGGATGTTGATGGTAAAAAGTACCCTGGACGAAATTTATTGAAATTAGGAGTGACTACCCAGAAAAAAGCTCGGGAAAAGGCTGTCTTTGAAATGCCCCGAAAGGTAGACAATCCCTATTCCAAGTGGAGTCGATGGTCTAAGTGCACCGCTAAGTGTACAACCCGACGATTCAAGTAAGTATTCGATTTGGTTTTACTGATGTAATGGAATGATCAACGCAGTTTTAAATTACAGACGATGTAAGGTACCAGCGATTTGCGGCAACGACATCATCCGAGAAGTGGCTTACTGCTACACCGAGGGTAGCTTCTGCGAAGAATGGATTGGCAATCAGCTGTACCAGAACAACAAGGGACCACCTTCAACGACAACTATCACAACAACAAcgaccaccaccaccaccccaACACCGAAAACCACTAAGCCTTCACGGAATCACCTACTATCACAGCATCATCAATCGGCTCGCAGTCGTAGCGATGTTCAGGATAACTCGATAGCCCAACAATCTTTTGGCAGTCGCAGGGgagttttgcaatcggaatatATGCCCCAAGAAATGGCCTGTGGACTTCCGATGGTTCGAAACAAACCGAAAAAGTATCTCTACAATATGCTGAGGATCATTGGTGGAAAAGCGTCACGGCGGGGGCAGTGGCCCTGGCAGGTGGCCATTCTTAATAGATTCAAGGTAAGTTGCGTGAGTCCGATTCAAACCATCATCCGTGATATTCACTTTAACTTCTCTATTTAGGAAGCGTTTTGCGGTGGAACATTGGTTGCCCCTCGCTGGATTCTGACGGCAGCTCACTGTGTCCGAAAGCGCCTCTATGTACGCCTTGGGGAACACAATCTGCAACAGTCGGACGGCACCGAGATGGAGTTTCGTGTTGAGTCTAGCATTAAACATCCGCGGTACGACAAAAAAACGGTGGATAACGATGTAGCTCTTCTTCGGCTACCACGGGATGTCGAACGGTCCAACTTCGTGGGGTACGCTTGTTTACCGGAACGATACCAGTCGCTCCCGATTGGACATACCTGCACCATTATCGGTTGGGGTAAGAAACGCCACAGTGACGATGCCGGGACGGACGTCCTACACGAGGCGGAGGTGCCGATAATCACCAACGACAAGTGCCGGGCAGTGTATCACGACTACACCATCACGAAGAACATGTTCTGTGCCGGTCACAAACGGGGTCGGGTAGATACCTGCGCCGGTGACTCCGGTGGACCGTTGCTCTGCCGGGACACCACAAAGGTAAACAGTCCGTGGACGATCTTCGGTATCACCAGTTTCGGCGATGGTTGTGGGAAAAAGAATAAGTTCGGTATCTACACCAAGCTGCCGAACTACGTAGACTGGGTCTGGTCAGTGATAAATTGCGACGGAAACTGTCGGACATGAGCGCGAGGCCGAATGCTGATGGGGGAGCGAATGATCCCGTTGTTGAGGGCGCGTGTGGGGCCTGGTGAAACGATTTCAATCGATTATCTGTATAAATAAGGTGCTTCCGCAAACCAATCTTCCAATCGCGTATTTATTGAGCTTCCGGATTTGTTGAGAAGAAACGCACAAAGCTTAAATTTGAATGTAGGTATTTATTCTAATTACTGTGTATAGTATTTTTACGAACAAATATAGGTGATAATTATAAAAAAGGAGTTTGTCAATCTCTGGAACACCTAATCCGAAAGTGTCTTCTCAATTTCAATCGGACTTACGACTAAAACTAGAACTAATGAAGTACGTGTAAGAAACAAAGTATGAATCTATCGAGCGTATCGTTTTGGATATTCGGGTTTCGCCAGGTAATTTGACGATCAAGATTGTTTTGAGTTTCTTGTATATGTTTTTGGTATCGAACCACAAAGATCTTGAAACTGTTGAAAAGAGAATTCAATTTCCAACAACAAAAATTAAGTAAATGAAATGTTTTCTTGAAACCTCAAAAATTATCACACTTAGAAATATATCTTCTAAGAGCATTTCTAAtttaaataacataaaaaatcgtTGTTTGTAgttgaaatttatataatttttcataaattttaccTCCTTTTACGAGAAGTGTTAAAAGCTTTTTAACGACATCTATTTTCTATAGtgggaatttaaaaaaaaatcaaaagaactTGTTTTTGCAAATTTAGTTTAAAATATGTAATCACTATTGgggaaaaaaacatatttttccagtttacaTTTTTCCCTAGTCTAtgcatattagggtggggaatcgttatatgaaaaaaacgaaacgTGATAGCAGagagccagaaccaagttttttttttgttcaatttggggccctaaacaatcctaaattcatCAGAAGTCGATTAATTTTGTCTCTGCTTGGCGCattacatttcaaatttatatggcgatttgtatggaaaaactaacttttttgcattttacatcctaaagagctcaaaatggctcaagccataggtttcatgatttCAAATGGTAgcttttttgatgcctaacaacttgaccaaacacactaaagagctaaggtgtcccaaaaaaatactagagctg encodes:
- the LOC129724307 gene encoding uncharacterized protein LOC129724307, giving the protein MNANVRLVLYVLRTLAALRWLPCLTAFHIPVTTTTGVQTLSNLLAVPPLPSGHQIPVGVRPAPPPAQFLVPPSPINSSTVAAMDRIDRRYHKARKVIHKYPVRYHYPSRRRHPKYPKLYSEYTAWSHCDPFCKQRRERYCLVHSKCGLHVHTEERPCHPKLCAPLRIPASYTSYQHIPLHKYSVVGVDSLWPKKKKGIIVADDDFDDDYWDEDDDDTEYVIIKKKPKHKRKRTRIIYQRREENLPKNHRPQYEPEPEKLENLSEQRVQNQRKPLKVVLDDFDDKKIFSPSPHYDQYTPNTVQNFHRKPYTAVAKRKPTRLMDYFEDYYDGLYRDGTGFGNRRNNLYDSNGFYPISEGLVANSDNSTSTSNESSTANFDRLMESFPTENPLKEGNTIHHAKREVSNDLDDFDDELDDSSEEDLAANNTLLDRDVDGKKYPGRNLLKLGVTTQKKAREKAVFEMPRKVDNPYSKWSRWSKCTAKCTTRRFKRCKVPAICGNDIIREVAYCYTEGSFCEEWIGNQLYQNNKGPPSTTTITTTTTTTTTPTPKTTKPSRNHLLSQHHQSARSRSDVQDNSIAQQSFGSRRGVLQSEYMPQEMACGLPMVRNKPKKYLYNMLRIIGGKASRRGQWPWQVAILNRFKEAFCGGTLVAPRWILTAAHCVRKRLYVRLGEHNLQQSDGTEMEFRVESSIKHPRYDKKTVDNDVALLRLPRDVERSNFVGYACLPERYQSLPIGHTCTIIGWGKKRHSDDAGTDVLHEAEVPIITNDKCRAVYHDYTITKNMFCAGHKRGRVDTCAGDSGGPLLCRDTTKVNSPWTIFGITSFGDGCGKKNKFGIYTKLPNYVDWVWSVINCDGNCRT